A region of Chloracidobacterium sp. DNA encodes the following proteins:
- a CDS encoding SRPBCC domain-containing protein: MERKTQIKAEDGQQDLVITREFDLPLELLFRAYVEPEIVEQWMGTKVLKLENRQHGGYQFETSDADGNVLFRANGTIHEFAPNQKITRTFEMENTPFPVQLEFLEFESLTDDASLLTMQIVYRSVADRDQMLQLPFAQGLNMAHNRLQETVSKLR; this comes from the coding sequence ATGGAAAGAAAGACACAGATAAAAGCCGAAGACGGCCAACAAGATCTGGTGATCACACGAGAATTTGATCTGCCGCTCGAATTACTTTTTAGAGCTTATGTAGAGCCCGAGATCGTCGAGCAATGGATGGGAACAAAAGTGTTGAAACTGGAGAACAGACAGCACGGCGGCTACCAATTTGAAACGAGCGACGCGGATGGAAATGTGCTGTTTCGTGCCAACGGAACGATCCACGAATTTGCGCCTAACCAGAAGATCACGCGGACATTTGAAATGGAAAATACGCCGTTTCCCGTACAGCTTGAGTTTCTGGAATTTGAATCGCTCACTGACGACGCAAGCCTTCTCACAATGCAGATCGTATATAGATCGGTCGCAGATAGAGACCAAATGCTGCAGCTGCCCTTTGCCCAAGGCCTGAATATGGCCCATAACCGATTACAGGAAACGGTAAGCAAATTAAGATAA
- a CDS encoding Lrp/AsnC family transcriptional regulator, producing MIDDIDKKILKELQEDARTSYAELGRRVGLTTPAVIERVHKLEDAHIIFGYRAEIDTAKVGLPITAFVRMSITGVDYSHIIEVAQESNEVLECHRGTGGDSFIMKVAVASVGHLQEVIDRLTPYGITTTTIVLSSPVKRRVINV from the coding sequence ATGATTGACGATATAGACAAGAAAATACTCAAGGAGTTACAAGAAGACGCCCGCACGAGTTACGCCGAGCTTGGCCGTCGAGTTGGACTGACGACACCGGCGGTGATTGAGCGTGTCCACAAGCTTGAAGACGCACACATCATCTTCGGCTACCGTGCTGAGATCGACACGGCAAAAGTTGGCTTGCCTATCACGGCGTTTGTGCGGATGAGCATCACCGGCGTCGATTACAGCCACATTATCGAGGTCGCGCAGGAATCAAACGAAGTGCTCGAATGCCATCGCGGCACCGGTGGAGACAGTTTTATTATGAAAGTGGCTGTTGCCTCAGTGGGGCATTTGCAGGAAGTGATAGATAGATTGACACCTTATGGCATCACTACGACTACCATAGTTTTGTCGTCGCCTGTGAAAAGACGTGTGATCAATGTCTAG
- a CDS encoding methyltransferase: MEQAGASGLSPARILETGMAFWPAKTLLSAVELGVFTQLGNGSMTGAELQNVLGLHPRSNPDFFDTLVALRFLERDGDGPDSRYRNTDETAFFLDRSSPAFMGGFLEMANGRLYPFWGDLTEALKTGKPQNETKHGGEGVFEELYREPARLEQFMDAMAGISAGNFTALADKFDFSKYETLCDVGGAAATLSMIVAQKHPHLICTSADLPAATAIAAKKIEAAGLSDRVSAVPIDFFTDPLPKANVITMGMILHDWNLENKMMLIQKAYDALPEDGTFIVIEALIDDARRENAFGLMMSLNMLVEFGEAFDYSGADFDKWCKEVGFKRTEVIHLAGPSSAGIAYK; the protein is encoded by the coding sequence ATGGAACAAGCTGGGGCATCCGGGCTATCACCTGCACGAATATTAGAAACGGGCATGGCATTTTGGCCGGCCAAAACACTGCTGTCGGCGGTTGAACTTGGTGTGTTTACGCAGCTGGGTAATGGTTCGATGACCGGAGCGGAGCTTCAAAATGTGCTCGGTCTGCATCCAAGGTCAAATCCCGACTTTTTTGATACGCTGGTCGCACTTCGCTTTCTCGAACGCGATGGTGACGGCCCAGATTCGCGATATCGGAACACTGATGAAACTGCCTTTTTCCTCGACCGCAGCAGCCCGGCTTTTATGGGCGGATTTCTCGAAATGGCAAACGGTCGTTTGTACCCGTTTTGGGGCGACCTGACCGAGGCTCTTAAAACCGGCAAGCCGCAAAACGAGACAAAGCACGGCGGCGAAGGCGTCTTTGAAGAGCTTTACCGCGAGCCTGCACGTCTCGAACAGTTTATGGACGCGATGGCGGGCATATCGGCTGGAAATTTTACGGCGCTTGCGGACAAGTTTGATTTTTCCAAATATGAAACGCTTTGCGATGTCGGTGGAGCGGCTGCGACTTTATCGATGATCGTTGCACAGAAACATCCGCACCTTATTTGCACTTCAGCAGATCTGCCCGCGGCGACAGCCATAGCCGCAAAGAAGATAGAAGCAGCAGGACTAAGCGACAGAGTTTCTGCCGTTCCGATTGATTTCTTTACCGATCCGCTGCCAAAAGCCAATGTAATTACGATGGGCATGATCCTCCATGACTGGAATCTTGAGAACAAGATGATGCTGATCCAAAAAGCTTACGACGCTCTGCCGGAAGACGGAACGTTCATCGTCATTGAAGCCTTGATCGACGACGCACGACGCGAAAATGCTTTCGGACTAATGATGTCGCTGAATATGCTTGTCGAGTTTGGCGAGGCATTTGATTACAGCGGAGCGGATTTTGACAAATGGTGTAAGGAGGTTGGTTTCAAGCGAACCGAGGTTATTCATTTGGCCGGCCCGTCGAGTGCCGGTATCGCTTATAAATAA
- a CDS encoding DoxX family protein, translated as MTKTHKIIYWISTLWLALGMTSTGIVQLMKMKDDVDRMAHLGYPAYLLTMLGIWKILGVIAVLVPKYPLIKEWAYAGFFFTMSGAAISHIVVGDPFSEIAPSLLLLTLTIVSWYFRPESRKIPSGNH; from the coding sequence ATGACAAAGACACACAAAATTATCTATTGGATCTCGACTCTCTGGCTGGCGTTAGGAATGACATCGACCGGGATAGTGCAGTTGATGAAAATGAAAGATGATGTGGATAGAATGGCTCATTTAGGCTATCCAGCATATCTTTTGACAATGCTGGGCATTTGGAAAATTTTGGGCGTAATTGCAGTCCTTGTTCCAAAATATCCTTTGATAAAAGAATGGGCATACGCAGGTTTTTTCTTTACAATGTCCGGAGCGGCAATTTCACATATCGTGGTGGGCGATCCCTTTAGTGAAATAGCTCCGTCGCTACTGCTGCTGACCCTGACCATCGTGTCGTGGTATTTCAGGCCTGAGAGTAGAAAAATACCGTCGGGAAATCATTAA
- the hppD gene encoding 4-hydroxyphenylpyruvate dioxygenase, with amino-acid sequence MMTETDTAINTTVQNPLGLKKIHHVEFYVGNAKQAEFYYRKAFGFSRAGYSGLETGNRETTSYLMRQTNINFVLTTPLSPEHPAAEHIKQHGDGVRDIAFLVEDADHAFNEAVKRGATAVTLPHDLSDENGNVRHAAIATYGDTIHSFISYNNNNGHNYSGPFLPGFVEQKVEGDPTGIMLVDHIVGNVELGKMNHWCDFYRDVLGFFRYITFDDKDISTEYSALMSIVMSDGQHNIKFPINEPATGKGGKSQIQEYIDFYRSAGAQHIALLCRDIRSTVTQLMANGVEFLTIPDTYYDDLLDRVGEIDEDIESLKKLGILVDRDDEGYLLQIFTKPVEDRPTVFYEILQRKGCKGFGKGNFKALFVSIEEEQRRRGNL; translated from the coding sequence ATGATGACAGAAACAGATACAGCGATTAACACAACGGTTCAAAACCCTTTGGGCCTGAAGAAGATACACCACGTCGAGTTTTACGTCGGCAATGCGAAGCAGGCGGAGTTTTATTACCGCAAGGCATTTGGGTTTTCGCGTGCAGGTTATTCGGGACTGGAGACGGGGAATCGCGAGACGACTTCGTATTTGATGCGCCAGACGAATATTAATTTTGTGCTGACGACACCGCTTTCGCCTGAGCATCCGGCGGCCGAGCACATTAAACAGCATGGCGACGGTGTTCGCGACATTGCATTTCTTGTCGAAGATGCCGATCACGCTTTTAACGAGGCGGTGAAGCGTGGCGCGACTGCCGTTACACTGCCCCACGATTTGTCAGACGAGAACGGCAATGTTCGTCATGCCGCGATCGCGACCTACGGCGACACGATTCATTCGTTCATCTCGTACAACAACAATAACGGCCACAATTATTCCGGGCCGTTCCTGCCCGGTTTTGTCGAGCAAAAAGTCGAGGGAGACCCCACTGGCATAATGCTCGTCGATCATATCGTCGGCAATGTCGAGCTTGGCAAGATGAACCACTGGTGTGATTTTTATCGCGATGTGCTTGGGTTTTTCCGTTACATTACGTTTGACGACAAGGACATTTCGACCGAGTATTCGGCGTTGATGTCGATCGTGATGTCCGACGGCCAGCACAATATCAAATTCCCGATCAATGAACCTGCGACAGGCAAAGGCGGTAAATCGCAGATACAGGAATACATCGATTTTTACCGCTCGGCCGGAGCTCAGCATATCGCTCTTCTTTGTCGAGACATCCGAAGCACCGTCACACAATTGATGGCAAACGGCGTAGAATTCCTGACGATTCCCGATACCTATTATGATGACCTGCTGGACCGTGTCGGCGAGATCGACGAAGATATCGAATCGTTAAAGAAGCTAGGCATACTCGTTGACCGCGACGATGAAGGCTATCTACTGCAGATCTTTACAAAACCGGTCGAGGATCGCCCAACGGTTTTCTACGAGATACTCCAGCGCAAGGGGTGTAAAGGATTCGGCAAAGGCAATTTTAAAGCGTTGTTTGTTTCTATCGAGGAAGAGCAAAGGCGACGGGGGAATCTCTAA
- a CDS encoding DUF2277 domain-containing protein gives MCRNIKILFNFDPPATTDEVQASSLQFVRKLSGMNKPSQANEEAFHLAVERVAAAAQEMLNSLVTTSPPRDCETEAIRAKARAVKRFG, from the coding sequence ATGTGTAGAAATATCAAGATTCTTTTCAATTTCGATCCACCAGCCACAACTGATGAGGTCCAGGCGTCATCGCTGCAGTTTGTGAGAAAGCTGTCGGGAATGAACAAACCGTCACAGGCAAATGAAGAAGCCTTTCATCTAGCAGTAGAACGTGTCGCTGCAGCAGCTCAGGAAATGCTGAACTCTCTAGTTACAACTTCCCCGCCGCGAGATTGTGAAACTGAAGCCATAAGGGCAAAGGCTCGTGCGGTAAAACGTTTCGGATAG
- a CDS encoding phenylalanine 4-monooxygenase: MKGAAAKMLTDTVSSPSSDGDFALENFRVSDEDLPEFKDLKFENINELHLDHPGASDPEYRKRRDYIASLAKRFRETGEITDVDYTDEEQGIWQHVATRLEELHQKHASPFYLQAKRDLGITTERIPQLSEMNRRLKELTGFRLAPIEGLVETRGFLSWLSYRTMLSTQYIRHHSRPEYTPEPDIVHEAIGHIPMFTNANFADFSQFIGHGARIANDKQLEELGRLYWFTVEYGMVEHEGEIKAYGAGLLSSYGELEHSFTDNVERRPFDLEEVINTPYDYSDMQPVLYVIRSYAELKAVTKKYIETFQ; this comes from the coding sequence ATGAAAGGAGCAGCCGCAAAAATGCTTACCGACACCGTTTCAAGCCCATCATCTGATGGCGATTTTGCTCTGGAGAATTTCCGCGTGTCCGACGAAGACTTGCCGGAATTTAAGGATTTGAAGTTCGAGAATATCAACGAACTCCATCTCGATCATCCGGGAGCGAGCGACCCTGAATACCGTAAACGGCGTGATTACATAGCGAGCCTTGCAAAACGCTTTCGTGAAACCGGCGAGATAACCGACGTTGATTACACCGACGAGGAACAGGGCATCTGGCAGCATGTGGCGACGCGACTGGAGGAATTGCATCAAAAGCACGCCTCGCCGTTTTATCTGCAGGCAAAACGCGATCTCGGTATCACGACCGAACGGATTCCCCAACTCTCCGAAATGAACCGCCGACTAAAGGAATTGACGGGTTTTCGGCTTGCGCCGATCGAAGGTTTGGTCGAGACACGCGGATTTCTGAGCTGGCTTTCCTATCGAACGATGCTTTCCACGCAATACATCCGCCATCATTCGCGGCCCGAATACACGCCCGAACCGGACATCGTCCACGAAGCCATCGGTCACATTCCGATGTTTACAAACGCAAATTTTGCCGACTTTTCACAGTTCATAGGTCACGGAGCCCGTATTGCGAACGACAAACAGCTCGAAGAGCTTGGCCGACTCTATTGGTTCACGGTCGAGTACGGCATGGTCGAACATGAAGGCGAGATCAAGGCATACGGAGCTGGCCTGTTATCAAGCTACGGCGAACTAGAACACTCATTTACAGACAACGTAGAACGCCGTCCATTTGATTTAGAGGAAGTTATAAACACGCCCTACGATTACAGTGACATGCAGCCGGTTTTGTATGTAATCCGATCATATGCTGAACTAAAAGCAGTGACAAAAAAGTATATCGAGACATTCCAATGA
- a CDS encoding tetratricopeptide repeat protein — protein sequence MKYLFFGLAFFFGVQYGFSQTVTVEATTNKKRIAEILKKDKEDAQDNKQYFAEWDKCRQLTGEGKVKEAEASCRLVVTYAEKLPKDRYLERSSAYQSLACALLWQRKADEAIILLNKALEISKPVLDDTDAETGEIYFSLGLSYHQLGNIDEARTYYIKAETTYRTAFKKINDDEIGGHYPKPIIKILEAHLVLLKNSGLSLEAAKIEKRMEETKVEFARFLK from the coding sequence ATGAAATACTTGTTTTTTGGCCTAGCCTTTTTCTTTGGAGTTCAGTACGGTTTTTCGCAGACTGTCACGGTCGAAGCCACCACGAACAAAAAACGAATCGCTGAAATCCTAAAAAAGGATAAAGAAGATGCGCAAGACAATAAACAATATTTTGCCGAATGGGATAAATGCCGCCAGCTCACAGGCGAAGGAAAGGTAAAGGAAGCAGAAGCTTCATGCCGTCTTGTCGTTACATACGCCGAGAAACTGCCCAAAGACCGTTATCTGGAAAGGTCGTCCGCATATCAATCTTTAGCGTGCGCGCTGCTGTGGCAGCGAAAAGCGGATGAGGCTATTATCCTATTGAACAAGGCCCTCGAAATTAGCAAGCCCGTCCTCGATGACACCGACGCAGAAACCGGCGAAATATACTTCTCGCTGGGGCTATCGTATCATCAGCTCGGCAATATCGATGAAGCAAGAACCTATTACATTAAAGCCGAAACTACTTATCGAACAGCCTTCAAGAAGATAAATGATGACGAAATCGGAGGACATTATCCGAAACCAATCATAAAGATTCTTGAAGCACATTTGGTTTTGCTTAAAAACTCGGGACTTAGTCTCGAAGCCGCGAAGATAGAAAAACGAATGGAAGAAACAAAAGTTGAATTCGCTCGATTTTTAAAATAA
- a CDS encoding homogentisate 1,2-dioxygenase, giving the protein MVKLKYQTGFGNEFATEAEKGALPVGRNSPQKAPLGLYAEQLSGTAFTAPRSHNRRTWTYRIRPSVMHSPFQPYVALTDVRGTDTLFRSSPFDEVVTTPNQLRWDAMPVPSEPTDFIDGITTIAGNGDLFSQVGIAVHIYACNKGMGDRYFYNADGEMLIVPEMGRLGILTELGAMQIGPGDIAILPRGLKFRIELGDRQARGYICENYGQHFRLPDLGPIGANGLANPRDFETPVAWYEDRDAPCEIIAKFGGNLWSGEMGYSPLDVVAWHGNYAPYKYDLRRFNTIGSISFDHPDPSIFLVMTSPSGEAGVGNCDFVIFPDRWLVGEDTFRPPWYHRNTMSEYMGLIYGQYDAKEEGFVPGGGSLHNQMSAHGPDQDAFDKASNAKLAPQKLEGTMAFMFESRYIIRPTRFAMECPQLQKTYHEVWGGLRKNFKP; this is encoded by the coding sequence ATTGTGAAACTCAAATATCAAACAGGTTTTGGAAATGAATTTGCGACCGAGGCGGAAAAGGGCGCTTTGCCGGTTGGGCGCAATTCGCCGCAGAAGGCGCCGCTTGGGCTTTATGCAGAGCAGCTTTCGGGGACGGCTTTTACCGCGCCGCGCTCACATAATAGACGAACGTGGACCTATCGCATCAGGCCAAGCGTAATGCACAGCCCGTTTCAGCCTTATGTTGCCCTGACTGACGTGCGAGGTACTGACACACTGTTCAGGTCGTCGCCTTTTGATGAAGTAGTAACCACGCCGAACCAACTGCGTTGGGACGCAATGCCTGTACCGAGCGAGCCGACGGATTTTATCGACGGCATAACGACAATTGCGGGCAACGGTGACCTGTTTTCACAGGTTGGCATCGCCGTGCATATCTATGCATGTAACAAAGGCATGGGCGACCGTTATTTTTATAACGCCGACGGCGAGATGCTGATCGTGCCTGAGATGGGACGGCTCGGCATTTTGACCGAGCTGGGAGCGATGCAGATCGGGCCGGGCGATATTGCTATCTTGCCGCGTGGCTTGAAATTCCGCATAGAGCTTGGTGACCGCCAAGCTCGTGGTTATATCTGTGAGAATTACGGCCAGCACTTTCGCTTGCCCGACCTCGGGCCGATCGGTGCGAACGGGTTAGCAAATCCGCGCGATTTCGAAACGCCCGTGGCCTGGTACGAAGATCGCGATGCGCCATGCGAGATCATTGCAAAATTCGGCGGCAATCTTTGGTCGGGTGAGATGGGATACTCGCCGCTTGATGTCGTTGCTTGGCACGGCAACTACGCGCCGTATAAGTATGATCTTAGACGATTTAACACCATCGGCTCGATATCGTTCGATCATCCCGACCCGTCGATCTTTTTGGTGATGACCTCGCCATCTGGCGAGGCAGGTGTAGGGAATTGTGATTTTGTGATCTTTCCTGACCGCTGGCTTGTCGGCGAAGACACGTTTCGTCCGCCTTGGTATCACCGCAACACAATGAGCGAATACATGGGCCTCATCTACGGCCAGTACGACGCCAAGGAAGAAGGCTTTGTGCCCGGCGGCGGCTCGCTCCACAACCAAATGTCAGCTCACGGCCCTGACCAAGACGCTTTTGACAAAGCTTCGAATGCAAAGCTTGCTCCGCAAAAGCTCGAGGGCACGATGGCGTTTATGTTCGAATCGCGCTACATAATCCGCCCGACGCGTTTTGCAATGGAATGTCCGCAGTTGCAGAAGACCTACCACGAAGTTTGGGGCGGGCTAAGAAAGAACTTTAAACCTTGA
- the bla gene encoding class A beta-lactamase, subclass A2, which yields MNRSIYSALILFLLINSQIFAQSKDALQQKIQHIATSRKAVVGVSILGNNGKDKVSINGDRRFPMQSVFKFHIGLLMLSEIDKGNFSLDQKVEIQKKDLLPGLYSPIRDKYPDGATLTIAEILEYTVSQSDNVGCDALLRLLGGPQAVEKYFEKNKFKDVSIKINEEVMQNNWDLQFQNWTTPNAANKVLETFYYNKKKLLSPKSYEFIWKVMRETSTGQNRLKGQLPVGTVVAHKTGWSGTNKKTGITAAVNDIGVVFLPNGSHFFISIFVTDSKEDAATNEKIIADIAKTTWDYFVTKTK from the coding sequence ATGAATAGATCAATTTACTCAGCCCTGATCTTGTTTTTGCTGATCAACAGTCAAATTTTTGCTCAGAGCAAAGATGCTTTGCAGCAAAAAATACAGCACATCGCTACTTCCAGAAAAGCGGTGGTTGGCGTTTCGATTCTCGGCAATAACGGAAAAGACAAAGTATCAATTAACGGCGACAGACGTTTCCCGATGCAAAGTGTTTTTAAGTTTCATATCGGATTGTTGATGCTTTCTGAGATCGACAAAGGCAATTTTTCGCTTGACCAAAAAGTTGAAATTCAGAAAAAAGACCTCTTGCCCGGCCTTTATAGTCCGATCAGAGATAAATATCCCGACGGAGCAACTCTAACGATCGCAGAGATCTTAGAATATACGGTTTCTCAAAGCGATAATGTCGGTTGCGACGCTTTGTTAAGATTACTTGGCGGACCTCAAGCGGTTGAAAAATATTTTGAGAAAAATAAATTCAAAGATGTTTCCATAAAGATCAACGAAGAAGTAATGCAGAATAATTGGGATCTACAGTTTCAAAATTGGACGACCCCAAATGCCGCCAACAAAGTACTGGAAACGTTTTATTACAACAAGAAAAAGCTACTTTCTCCAAAAAGTTACGAGTTCATTTGGAAGGTAATGCGGGAAACTTCGACAGGTCAAAACCGTCTGAAAGGACAATTACCTGTAGGCACCGTTGTCGCCCACAAGACAGGCTGGTCGGGGACGAACAAGAAGACTGGAATAACAGCGGCGGTCAACGATATTGGAGTCGTCTTTTTGCCGAATGGCAGCCATTTTTTCATCAGTATTTTTGTGACCGATTCAAAAGAAGATGCCGCAACCAATGAAAAAATTATTGCCGACATCGCCAAAACAACTTGGGACTATTTTGTTACAAAAACCAAATAA
- a CDS encoding alpha/beta hydrolase, with amino-acid sequence MRNMEFKFIATSDKGEVSAILIKPKGATHLLVLGHGAGADMRSASMQKIAENLAEQKIATFRYNFPFKERGASGVDSPKVATATVRSAVAAAKRIEPKITLLAGGHSFGGRMTTTAQSESPLDGVKGLLLFSFPLHAPNRPDDSRAAHLSAVRIPMLFLTGTRDTLNELALFRPLIKKLGDNATLHLLDTADHGYKILKKTRQSDEDVFVEMARSAREWIDRVEA; translated from the coding sequence ATGCGTAATATGGAATTCAAATTTATCGCCACATCCGATAAGGGCGAAGTGTCGGCAATCTTGATAAAGCCGAAAGGTGCAACGCACTTGCTAGTGTTAGGTCACGGTGCGGGTGCGGATATGCGTTCGGCATCAATGCAAAAGATCGCGGAGAATCTTGCCGAGCAGAAAATCGCGACGTTTCGTTACAACTTTCCATTCAAGGAACGTGGGGCGAGCGGAGTCGATTCGCCCAAAGTCGCAACAGCGACTGTTCGATCGGCGGTCGCGGCCGCAAAAAGAATCGAACCAAAAATTACATTGCTTGCAGGCGGACATTCCTTCGGCGGGCGGATGACGACGACCGCGCAATCCGAATCTCCGCTCGACGGTGTCAAAGGTCTCTTACTTTTTTCGTTTCCGCTTCATGCGCCAAATCGTCCGGACGATTCGCGAGCCGCACACTTAAGCGCCGTAAGAATTCCGATGCTCTTTCTCACGGGAACGCGGGACACACTAAATGAACTCGCGTTATTTCGCCCTCTGATCAAAAAGCTCGGCGATAACGCAACGCTTCACCTTCTCGACACCGCAGACCACGGCTACAAAATTCTCAAAAAGACGCGCCAGTCAGACGAAGATGTTTTTGTCGAAATGGCGCGTTCGGCTCGTGAGTGGATAGATAGGGTCGAAGCGTGA
- a CDS encoding OsmC family peroxiredoxin, with amino-acid sequence MGIKRTSEAKWNGSITEGSGNVKLGSGAFEGAYSFNSRFGDDTKATNPEELIAAAHAACYSMALTGFLGRAGFHPTCVETKAVVHLEKKDDGFVIPNIDLETIAEVPNITDDEFQTIAKTAKEKCPVSQVLAGAVISLSATLK; translated from the coding sequence ATGGGAATCAAACGAACATCAGAAGCAAAATGGAATGGCAGCATCACCGAGGGCAGCGGCAATGTAAAACTCGGCAGCGGTGCTTTTGAGGGCGCGTATTCATTCAACTCGCGATTCGGCGACGATACAAAGGCAACAAATCCAGAAGAATTGATCGCAGCAGCTCATGCAGCTTGTTATTCAATGGCTCTGACCGGCTTTTTGGGTCGTGCAGGATTTCATCCGACATGCGTCGAGACAAAGGCCGTTGTTCATCTCGAAAAAAAGGACGATGGTTTTGTAATACCAAACATCGACCTCGAAACCATCGCCGAAGTGCCGAATATCACGGACGATGAATTCCAAACCATTGCCAAAACGGCAAAAGAGAAATGCCCGGTTTCGCAAGTGCTTGCCGGGGCTGTGATCAGCCTGAGCGCTACACTCAAATAA
- a CDS encoding DUF4256 domain-containing protein codes for MKKINNKNNEMLLADREELLGELKTRFEKNMSRHKGLEWAKVQAKLDADPAKFWSLSEMERTGGEPDVVGFDKKKGEYVFYDCSAESPKGRRSICYDRAAWESRKEHKPENSALGMAAEMGIRILNEEEYRELQKLGRFDTKTSSWIETPVDIRELGGAIFGDWRYGHVFIYHNGAESYYAARAFRGSIRI; via the coding sequence ATGAAAAAGATCAATAACAAGAATAATGAAATGTTGCTAGCAGACCGTGAAGAACTGCTTGGCGAATTAAAGACACGTTTTGAGAAAAACATGAGCCGCCACAAAGGCCTTGAATGGGCCAAGGTTCAGGCAAAGCTGGACGCCGATCCTGCAAAATTTTGGTCGCTCAGTGAAATGGAACGCACAGGCGGTGAACCGGATGTCGTAGGGTTTGATAAAAAGAAGGGCGAATACGTTTTTTATGATTGCAGCGCGGAAAGCCCTAAAGGCCGCCGGAGTATTTGTTATGACAGAGCGGCGTGGGAATCCAGAAAGGAACATAAACCGGAAAACAGCGCTTTGGGCATGGCCGCCGAAATGGGAATTCGTATCTTAAACGAGGAAGAATACCGGGAGCTGCAAAAGCTCGGAAGATTTGATACAAAAACTTCAAGCTGGATCGAAACGCCTGTTGATATTCGCGAGCTCGGCGGAGCTATCTTCGGCGACTGGCGCTACGGCCATGTTTTCATCTACCACAACGGCGCCGAGTCATACTATGCCGCCAGAGCATTCCGCGGCTCAATACGGATCTAG